In Solanum lycopersicum chromosome 5, SLM_r2.1, the following are encoded in one genomic region:
- the LOC138348730 gene encoding uncharacterized protein — MACSLRQKGKVIAYASRQLNVQEKNYPIHDLKLAVILFALKIWRHYICGLHCEVLTYHRSLQYIFNSRDLNLRKRRWLDFLKDYYMTILYHLGKTNVVADALSQKAVSMGSLAMLKVIEHLLARDVQSLTISFVRLDISESSKVFAYMGARSSLMENIRAQQFDNGDLCDLTRLIMEKAHSLRYSIHPKTTKMYRDLKQHYRWCLMKRDIVDFVSRCLNCNQVKYEHQKPGDRGTQFTSHFWRSMQKELGAQVDLSTNFHPQTDVNIRPLRWHRLRLCVVGDVDLQLSRQRSYADRKVRDLEFMVGERILLMVSPMKGVMILGKKGKLSSKYIEPFEIVERIGEVAYQLALPPGLISVHPVFHISMLKKYQGGASDSMGFSVTCSEFDF, encoded by the exons ATGGCTTGTTCATTGAGGCAGAAGGgaaaggttatagcttatgcttcgaggcaattgaaCGTTCaagagaagaactaccctattcatgatttaaaGTTGGCGGTTATTTTGTTTGCATTgaagatttggaggcattatatTTGTGGTTTGCATTGTGAGGTGTTAACGTATCATCGTAGTCTCCAGTATATATTCAATTCGAGAGATCTCAATTTGAGGAAGCGCAGATGGTTGGATTTTCTCAAGGACTATTacatgactattctttatcatctAGGCAAGACAAAcgttgtagcagatgccttgagtcagaaggcggtaagtatgggtagtctagccaTGTTAAAGGTTATCGAGCATCTTTTAGCTAGGGATGTACAATCCTTGACAAttagctttgtgagacttgatatttcagaatctAGTAAGGTGTTTGCTTATATGGGGGCTAGGTCATCCTTGATGGAGAATATTCGAGCTCAACAGTTTGATaatggtgatttat gtgatttgactagattgataATGGAGAAGGCCCATAGTTTgaggtactctattcatccaaagactactaagatgtatcgtgacttgaaaCAACATTATAGGTGGTGTCttatgaagagggacatagtagattttgtatctcgGTGTTTGAATTGTAaccaagtgaagtatgaacaccaaaagcctggaG atCGTGGaacccaatttacatctcatttctggCGGTCTATGCAGAAGGAGTTGGGTGCTCAAGTGGATCTTAGTACTAattttcaccctcagactgatg ttaacATTCGACCATTGAGATGGCACCGTTTGAGGCTTTGTGtggtaggagatgtcgatctccaattg AGTAGGCAAAGGAGTTATGCAGATAGGAAGGTTCGTGAtttggagtttatggttggagagaggATCCTACTTatggtttcacccatgaagggtgtgatgataCTTGGAAAGAAGGGAAAGTTGAGTTCAAAGTATATTGAACCTTTCGAGATTGTGgagcgtattggtgaggtggcatatcagttggctttgccacctggGTTGATAAGTgtccatcctgtatttcatatttcaatgctgAAGAAGTATCAGGGTGGTGCAagtgattcaatgggattcagtgttacgtgctcagaatttgacttttga